Proteins found in one Bremerella volcania genomic segment:
- a CDS encoding MotA/TolQ/ExbB proton channel family protein → MSPIARSILVILAVMAFTLPLLAQDGGAATEQPTDEESPALIEQRLSDTDSLTLVSLILRGGRMMIPLGIMSVIVVALTFERLFALRKSKIIPYQLQRELSQLRLSEKGLDPREAYKLCKKYPSSLANVIKTMLLRIGRPQSEVEHSVAEATEREADRLYGNVRWIALMGSVAPLLGLMGTVWGIIWTFYKTTQLEIGADRADQLAGGIFVALVTTLGGLTIAIPAMIFAQYFESRIVALFHEMDEILFDLIPGFEHYEGKLRAKHRTYDGPSTPAVKTMEPPKTAAPGGTLDVSQTQALPRSQ, encoded by the coding sequence ATGTCACCAATAGCTCGCTCTATCCTGGTTATCCTGGCGGTAATGGCCTTCACGCTGCCGCTTCTTGCTCAGGATGGGGGCGCCGCGACCGAGCAGCCAACCGACGAAGAGTCGCCGGCGCTGATTGAACAGCGACTAAGCGACACCGATTCGCTGACGCTGGTCAGTCTGATTCTGCGTGGCGGCAGGATGATGATCCCGCTGGGGATCATGTCGGTCATCGTGGTAGCGCTGACGTTCGAGCGTCTCTTCGCGCTGCGAAAGTCGAAGATCATCCCCTATCAACTCCAACGCGAGCTTTCCCAGCTGCGTCTTTCGGAGAAAGGGCTCGACCCACGCGAGGCGTACAAGCTATGCAAGAAGTATCCCTCCTCGCTCGCGAATGTGATTAAAACGATGCTCCTGCGAATTGGTCGCCCGCAGTCGGAGGTCGAGCACTCCGTGGCCGAGGCCACCGAACGCGAAGCGGATCGTTTGTACGGCAACGTCCGCTGGATCGCCCTGATGGGAAGCGTGGCACCGCTTTTAGGGCTGATGGGTACCGTCTGGGGCATTATCTGGACGTTTTACAAAACAACCCAGTTGGAAATTGGGGCCGATCGTGCCGACCAGTTGGCTGGTGGTATCTTTGTGGCCCTGGTCACGACGCTGGGTGGTTTGACGATTGCCATTCCCGCGATGATCTTCGCCCAGTACTTTGAAAGCCGGATTGTGGCGCTGTTTCACGAGATGGACGAAATTCTGTTCGATTTGATCCCTGGCTTCGAGCATTACGAAGGCAAGCTGCGAGCGAAGCACCGTACTTACGACGGGCCATCTACGCCGGCGGTCAAGACGATGGAGCCACCCAAGACCGCGGCTCCCGGCGGAACGTTGGATGTCTCGCAAACGCAAGCGTTGCCCAGGTCGCAGTAG
- a CDS encoding ExbD/TolR family protein, with translation MLDITPLIDIVFLLLIFFMVMTRFDEEDYKLDVVLPTASEAQPLISQPRELFINIDADGRFFVRGDQRSITEIEEILEQTAADNPESSVIIRADKESKIEFSVQVMNACNKAKLSNYSISTAALEPN, from the coding sequence ATGTTGGATATTACTCCACTGATCGACATCGTCTTTTTGTTGCTGATCTTCTTCATGGTGATGACCCGTTTCGATGAAGAAGACTACAAGTTGGATGTCGTATTGCCGACCGCCAGCGAGGCTCAGCCGCTGATATCCCAGCCGCGCGAGTTGTTCATTAATATCGATGCGGATGGTCGCTTTTTCGTACGCGGCGACCAACGCTCGATCACGGAGATCGAAGAGATCCTCGAGCAGACGGCCGCCGATAATCCGGAAAGCTCCGTGATCATTCGAGCGGACAAGGAAAGCAAGATTGAATTTAGCGTTCAGGTGATGAACGCCTGCAATAAGGCCAAGCTCAGCAATTACTCGATCAGCACGGCTGCCCTCGAGCCAAACTAG
- a CDS encoding winged helix-turn-helix domain-containing protein — MSISTDLHEDTLQKIGETSGQIWAYLSAEGPVTITKLAKEVGEKKDLVLQAVGWLARENKLFFFEKGRNKLIGLIDEHGPSES; from the coding sequence ATGTCGATTTCCACCGATCTCCACGAAGACACCTTGCAGAAAATCGGGGAGACCTCAGGCCAAATCTGGGCCTATCTATCAGCCGAAGGTCCCGTCACCATTACCAAATTGGCCAAAGAGGTGGGCGAAAAGAAGGACCTCGTCCTGCAAGCCGTCGGTTGGCTGGCCCGCGAGAATAAGCTGTTCTTCTTCGAGAAAGGCCGCAATAAGCTGATTGGCCTGATCGACGAGCACGGCCCTTCAGAGTCGTAA
- a CDS encoding tetratricopeptide repeat protein, translating into MEWMQSSELARRRAFCASGIVLGALVLAVLSGCSTFSQANASHQKIVQARQLTQRGVQAMHRDDWENAEKLLAEAKKNAPYDLQARMHYAQTLWKTGKQAEAIAELESAQTLGSDDPDLHARIGRMYLDSGDPTKAHISANRAIECDPKYAPAWQLQGDLALVRRDLESAKLCYIRAATNSEAANRDVQLRLASTYRQLGQPSQALACISMVRQAEFGHRLPADVGVEQALAYRDLGRHVDAADCLAELAETNEMTADLLYTWAECEVAAGRLARAEYAANSALQVNPQHASALQLVGQLPVFRQQAQQTMRR; encoded by the coding sequence ATGGAATGGATGCAATCCTCGGAATTGGCCAGGCGCCGCGCCTTCTGCGCAAGCGGAATCGTGCTCGGTGCGCTCGTGCTAGCAGTTCTCAGTGGATGCAGTACGTTCAGCCAGGCCAACGCCTCGCATCAGAAAATCGTCCAGGCACGTCAACTGACGCAGCGCGGTGTTCAGGCAATGCACCGCGACGATTGGGAGAATGCCGAGAAACTTTTGGCCGAGGCCAAGAAGAACGCTCCCTACGATCTTCAAGCCCGAATGCATTACGCCCAGACGCTCTGGAAGACCGGTAAGCAGGCCGAGGCAATCGCGGAACTGGAATCGGCCCAGACGCTGGGAAGTGACGATCCTGATTTGCATGCTCGAATCGGGCGGATGTATCTCGACTCCGGCGATCCGACCAAAGCTCACATTTCGGCGAACAGGGCGATCGAATGCGATCCGAAATACGCTCCGGCGTGGCAACTTCAAGGCGATTTGGCATTGGTGCGCAGAGATCTAGAATCAGCGAAGCTGTGCTACATTCGAGCCGCAACCAACAGCGAGGCGGCCAATCGTGATGTCCAACTACGACTGGCATCGACCTATCGGCAATTGGGACAGCCCAGCCAGGCTTTGGCCTGTATTTCCATGGTCCGGCAAGCCGAGTTCGGTCATCGATTGCCGGCCGATGTGGGAGTGGAACAGGCCTTGGCCTACCGAGATCTCGGGCGGCATGTTGATGCGGCCGATTGCCTGGCGGAACTCGCTGAAACGAACGAGATGACTGCCGACCTGCTTTATACCTGGGCCGAATGCGAAGTCGCCGCCGGACGGTTGGCTCGAGCCGAGTACGCGGCGAACTCCGCGCTGCAGGTAAATCCGCAGCATGCGTCCGCTTTGCAGTTGGTCGGGCAGTTGCCGGTGTTCCGACAACAGGCACAACAGACGATGCGGCGCTAG
- a CDS encoding phosphatidate phosphatase App1 family protein: MANPPLKTDNESVKGKMLLSFLDLEAHRRQRMFPDETALSNLKDNERVVLYPSYAYPAPDQSGWILQVHGSVFEAVPENLPRKIMIRVLARLMGATQEQLETSVFKQRILGFTVYQHGGKEIAVKIGDKIYQLRGKTKKNGQFRGTVFIPNEDVDTIAMTVGATRHVRYAIHSKFDVATPLEGLVKLIDRDGVSVISDIDDTVKHTQVHTRKDMLANTFLHEFATVPGMVELYQKWQQQGASFHYVTSSPWQLFEPLSELFRDQGLPDGSFHMKSVRFRDPTVLQLFIARRWGKRKAIKQLLRTFPDRKFVMVGDSGEKDPETYGVMARKFPEQVVKIFIRDLGGKKSTDHRFAKAFRRVPEEKWQRFTCPSEISDYDMPAPAQLSRVEANGDTKS, translated from the coding sequence ATGGCAAATCCCCCTCTCAAGACGGACAACGAATCGGTGAAGGGGAAGATGCTTTTATCGTTTCTTGATTTGGAGGCCCATCGCAGGCAGCGCATGTTTCCCGATGAGACTGCCCTCAGCAATTTGAAGGACAACGAGCGCGTCGTGCTCTACCCTTCGTATGCCTATCCGGCTCCTGATCAAAGCGGGTGGATTCTGCAGGTCCATGGAAGTGTTTTCGAGGCCGTGCCGGAGAACCTTCCCCGCAAGATCATGATCCGTGTTCTGGCACGCTTGATGGGGGCTACCCAAGAACAACTCGAGACCAGCGTCTTTAAGCAGCGGATCTTAGGCTTCACCGTTTATCAGCACGGCGGCAAAGAGATTGCCGTAAAGATCGGCGACAAGATCTACCAACTGCGCGGAAAGACCAAGAAGAACGGCCAGTTCCGCGGAACGGTGTTCATTCCCAACGAAGACGTCGACACCATCGCCATGACCGTCGGGGCGACTCGGCATGTGCGCTACGCAATTCACTCCAAGTTCGACGTGGCGACCCCGCTGGAAGGTCTGGTGAAGCTGATCGATCGCGACGGTGTCTCGGTCATTTCAGACATTGACGACACCGTCAAACATACCCAGGTTCATACACGAAAGGATATGTTGGCCAATACCTTTCTGCATGAGTTCGCCACCGTGCCAGGCATGGTCGAACTGTACCAGAAATGGCAACAGCAAGGAGCATCTTTTCACTACGTCACCAGCAGTCCCTGGCAACTGTTTGAACCCCTCTCGGAACTCTTCCGCGACCAAGGTTTGCCGGACGGTTCGTTCCACATGAAAAGCGTTCGCTTCCGAGACCCGACGGTGTTGCAACTGTTCATTGCACGACGATGGGGTAAGCGCAAAGCGATCAAGCAATTGCTGCGGACGTTCCCCGATCGCAAATTCGTGATGGTAGGGGATTCGGGCGAGAAAGATCCGGAAACCTACGGCGTGATGGCTCGCAAGTTTCCTGAACAGGTCGTGAAGATCTTCATTCGCGACCTGGGTGGGAAGAAGTCAACCGACCATCGCTTCGCCAAAGCATTCCGACGCGTGCCGGAAGAGAAGTGGCAGCGATTCACCTGCCCTTCCGAGATAAGCGACTATGACATGCCGGCCCCAGCACAGCTCTCGCGGGTCGAGGCCAACGGAGACACCAAGTCGTAG
- a CDS encoding YeiH family protein translates to MNESDSAPASTADNRTGLSEDVIAIVAGMLLLVLCFSATLMLGKETVEGDTVTAITNPLKGYVSKPGGWEANPVDAFTGPADKPKATWPGTLGALVILGVFMTALSPLMRPKANPAAFLGGFLILFLLATIAYVLAGQSVVKNYNLEYALWALVVGLIIGNTIGKQAFGALGEAAMRTELYIKTGLVILGAEVLFSRLMALGMPGIMVAWVVTPIVLITTFWFGQKILKMKSASLNMTISADMSVCGVSAAIATAAACKAKKEELSVAIGLSLCFTAVMMAVMPALITWMGLDEELGGAWIGGTIDATGAVAVAGGLLGDTALEVAATVKMIQNILIGVIAFGVAVYWTTRSDSEEGEKPTIGAGEIWKRFPKFVLGFIGASIVASLIYASSSEGEMLVSGTTAVTKGLRGWLFCLAFICIGIDLNFRQLSSQFHGGKPLVLYVCGQTLNVILTLAMAYLAFKVIPWGS, encoded by the coding sequence ATGAACGAATCTGATAGCGCACCTGCTTCCACTGCGGACAACCGGACGGGACTTTCCGAAGATGTGATTGCCATCGTGGCCGGCATGTTGCTGCTGGTTCTGTGCTTCTCGGCCACGCTCATGCTGGGGAAGGAGACGGTTGAAGGGGACACCGTCACGGCGATCACCAACCCATTGAAGGGTTACGTCAGCAAGCCTGGGGGCTGGGAAGCGAATCCGGTCGACGCATTCACCGGACCGGCGGACAAACCGAAAGCGACCTGGCCCGGCACCCTCGGGGCACTTGTGATCCTGGGCGTTTTCATGACGGCGCTGTCGCCTCTGATGCGCCCCAAGGCCAACCCAGCGGCGTTCCTGGGGGGCTTTCTGATCCTGTTCTTATTGGCCACCATTGCCTACGTTCTGGCGGGACAGTCCGTGGTGAAGAACTACAACCTGGAGTATGCCCTGTGGGCGCTGGTGGTCGGTTTGATTATCGGCAATACGATTGGCAAGCAGGCCTTCGGCGCGCTGGGCGAAGCGGCGATGCGCACGGAACTGTACATCAAGACGGGCCTGGTCATCCTGGGTGCGGAAGTCCTTTTCAGTCGCCTGATGGCCCTGGGCATGCCTGGCATCATGGTGGCCTGGGTGGTGACGCCGATCGTGCTGATCACGACGTTCTGGTTCGGCCAGAAGATCTTGAAGATGAAGTCGGCGTCACTCAATATGACCATCTCGGCCGATATGTCGGTGTGTGGCGTCTCGGCGGCGATCGCAACAGCGGCTGCGTGCAAGGCGAAAAAAGAAGAACTGTCCGTTGCCATTGGTCTGTCGCTCTGCTTCACGGCCGTGATGATGGCCGTCATGCCGGCATTGATTACGTGGATGGGGCTCGACGAAGAACTGGGCGGAGCGTGGATCGGCGGAACCATCGACGCGACCGGAGCCGTGGCAGTCGCCGGTGGTTTGCTGGGTGATACCGCGCTGGAAGTCGCTGCCACCGTCAAGATGATCCAGAACATTCTCATCGGCGTGATTGCCTTTGGGGTTGCCGTTTACTGGACGACGCGCTCCGACAGCGAAGAGGGAGAGAAGCCCACGATCGGCGCTGGCGAAATCTGGAAGCGTTTTCCGAAGTTCGTACTGGGGTTCATCGGGGCCTCGATCGTCGCCTCGCTCATCTATGCTTCCTCGAGCGAAGGCGAGATGCTGGTTTCAGGCACGACCGCGGTCACCAAAGGACTACGCGGCTGGCTGTTCTGTTTGGCCTTCATCTGCATTGGCATCGACCTGAACTTCCGCCAACTGTCGTCCCAGTTCCATGGTGGCAAGCCGTTGGTGCTGTATGTCTGCGGTCAGACGCTGAATGTCATTCTGACCCTGGCGATGGCGTACCTGGCGTTCAAAGTCATTCCCTGGGGATCGTAA
- a CDS encoding cytochrome-c peroxidase — MLRLALLSIFLLTLRVPGSLCAQETYFSDVPLGIDWIIVPQDNPMSAAKVELGKQLFFDVRLSGNGTLSCASCHDPNKGWADDRKFSPGAHGQFTTRNVPSVVNVGLHRTFFWDGRAASLEEQALVPMTNPAEMDISLNELENRLRSIDGYRLQFEAIFADGVTSQNVARCLASFQRTLVAGETAYDRFRGGHADALEGEIGRGSGIFFGKANCGNCHIAKIYTDHKFHNIGTGIHDTKQDRGLAQRTGKEADIGKFRTPLLRDLALTAPYFHDGSKATLQEVVDFYNEGGGKNANLDPHIVPLQLTPEEKKALVTFLREGLRSNVYPRIEKPQLPK, encoded by the coding sequence ATGCTTCGACTTGCCTTGCTATCGATCTTCCTACTCACTCTTCGAGTACCGGGATCTCTCTGCGCGCAGGAAACTTACTTCAGCGACGTGCCACTGGGCATCGACTGGATCATCGTCCCGCAAGATAACCCCATGTCGGCCGCCAAGGTCGAACTCGGCAAGCAGCTATTCTTCGACGTTCGCCTGTCCGGCAACGGCACGCTCAGCTGTGCCAGTTGTCATGATCCCAACAAAGGCTGGGCCGACGATCGGAAGTTCTCGCCAGGAGCCCACGGCCAGTTCACCACGCGCAACGTTCCCAGCGTCGTCAACGTGGGTTTGCATCGGACCTTTTTCTGGGACGGGCGAGCCGCTTCCTTGGAAGAACAAGCCTTGGTTCCGATGACCAACCCTGCCGAAATGGACATCAGCCTGAACGAGCTGGAAAACCGACTTCGGAGTATTGACGGCTATCGCTTGCAGTTTGAAGCCATCTTTGCGGACGGCGTCACGTCCCAAAACGTCGCCAGGTGCCTGGCCTCGTTTCAGCGAACGCTGGTCGCTGGCGAAACGGCTTACGATCGTTTCCGCGGAGGGCATGCCGATGCACTGGAAGGAGAAATCGGCCGCGGCAGTGGCATCTTCTTCGGCAAAGCAAACTGTGGCAACTGTCATATCGCCAAGATCTATACCGACCACAAGTTTCATAACATCGGAACGGGTATCCATGACACCAAACAGGATCGAGGCCTTGCACAGCGAACCGGCAAGGAGGCAGACATTGGCAAGTTTCGCACTCCCCTGCTCCGCGATCTGGCGTTAACGGCCCCTTACTTTCACGATGGCAGCAAAGCGACGCTTCAAGAGGTGGTCGACTTCTACAATGAAGGGGGCGGGAAGAATGCGAACCTCGATCCACATATCGTTCCGCTACAGTTGACGCCGGAAGAAAAGAAGGCACTGGTCACGTTTCTGCGAGAGGGACTGCGGAGCAACGTCTATCCCCGAATCGAGAAGCCCCAGTTGCCGAAGTAA
- the deoC gene encoding deoxyribose-phosphate aldolase — MQPTYEELAKMIDHSLLHPTMTDEQLEAGCQAAIQYGVASVCIKPYYVRRAAQLLQGSDVLVGTVIGFPHGSNLTEIKRYETQLACQDGAVEVDMVINVGKAISGDWEYVQQDIEAVCREAHGHGAKVKVIIENDYLASGGGGLNGDALKEKLCQICETAGADWVKTSTGFGFVKQPDGGYNYQGATEHDLKLMRQAVSETVQVKAAGGVRDLEGLIRVRELGASRCGASATAQILDTYGKDDVSGTGTLGGGGY; from the coding sequence ATGCAACCGACATACGAAGAACTGGCCAAGATGATCGACCATTCGCTGCTGCACCCGACCATGACGGACGAGCAGCTGGAAGCTGGCTGTCAGGCCGCGATCCAATACGGCGTCGCGTCGGTTTGCATCAAACCATACTACGTCCGTCGTGCGGCCCAGTTACTTCAGGGGAGCGATGTCCTGGTGGGAACGGTCATCGGTTTCCCCCATGGCAGTAACCTCACCGAAATCAAACGATACGAAACCCAACTGGCCTGTCAGGACGGCGCGGTTGAGGTGGATATGGTGATCAACGTCGGCAAGGCCATCAGCGGCGACTGGGAGTATGTGCAGCAAGACATCGAAGCGGTCTGCCGGGAAGCTCACGGGCATGGTGCGAAGGTCAAGGTAATCATCGAGAACGATTACCTGGCCAGCGGCGGGGGTGGCTTGAACGGGGATGCCCTCAAAGAGAAGCTTTGTCAGATCTGCGAAACGGCCGGAGCCGACTGGGTGAAGACCTCCACAGGCTTCGGTTTCGTCAAGCAACCCGATGGCGGCTACAACTACCAAGGTGCAACCGAGCACGATCTGAAACTGATGCGTCAGGCCGTTTCCGAAACCGTTCAAGTGAAAGCAGCCGGCGGTGTACGCGATCTGGAAGGACTCATCCGCGTGCGGGAGCTCGGCGCATCACGCTGCGGCGCCAGCGCCACAGCCCAGATCCTGGATACCTACGGAAAAGACGACGTCAGCGGCACTGGGACGCTGGGTGGCGGCGGCTACTAA
- a CDS encoding DUF1801 domain-containing protein, translating to MSDFDHGIFSGQASHLKLYWIGHEVAMVENKTKPTQVSAAKFIDALEDPQQKKDCKQLSKMMRAATGERAVMWGPSIVGFGTYHYKYASGHEGDIMIVGFAPRKNQISLYLTCDIQQMAPLLAKLGKHKTGKGCLYIKRLADVDLDVLQQMIERGIEEVEQKHSTK from the coding sequence TTGTCGGATTTCGACCATGGTATCTTTAGTGGGCAGGCATCTCATCTGAAGTTGTATTGGATAGGGCACGAAGTAGCGATGGTGGAAAACAAGACGAAACCGACCCAGGTCAGCGCGGCAAAGTTCATCGACGCGTTGGAAGACCCTCAACAGAAAAAAGACTGCAAGCAGTTGTCGAAGATGATGCGAGCCGCCACGGGGGAACGAGCCGTGATGTGGGGCCCCAGCATCGTGGGCTTCGGCACGTACCATTACAAGTACGCGTCAGGACACGAAGGAGACATCATGATCGTCGGCTTCGCGCCGCGTAAGAACCAGATAAGTCTGTATCTGACATGTGACATCCAGCAGATGGCCCCGCTTCTGGCGAAGCTCGGAAAGCATAAGACCGGCAAGGGATGTCTTTACATCAAGCGACTGGCCGACGTCGACCTGGATGTGCTTCAGCAGATGATCGAACGAGGGATTGAAGAGGTCGAACAGAAGCATTCCACCAAGTAG
- a CDS encoding YcjF family protein has protein sequence MSTESNDNLSPDRPATTDDVVDSGVATAAPSPEAVSADDRRYIDALQSVRHTLDRFRGCSDQEKELLRRDLGQLQNMETKLTSGRVEIVVFGEISTGKSALINALVGKAVTQVDIQGGWTKEVWHVAWEGAGYRIPGLADSEVVLIDTPGINEVGGADRGEMAQDTARQADVILFVIDSDMNETEYSALMALANVNKPIIIVLNKIDQYSPRERERLEEILNERLAGIIPPESIVETAAQPKEVEYIIQQADGTERSEWKTPPPKVEDLKLRLLEVLEEDGLGLLALNAAMYAADKSDRVASLKVKIREHRANQTIWSFAVVKATAVAVNPAPVFDVLGGSAVDVAMLRALAHIYGIEMTWSNIEKLASSILQAAGWTITAELGTHALSSVVKTLTLGWGTVLTAVPQGGAAGYGSYIVGKAAKYYFEHGASWGDEGPKTVVKRILEETDKKSVVQDLKEEIQKKLHLNRHSTGGN, from the coding sequence ATGTCGACCGAAAGTAACGACAACCTAAGTCCCGATCGGCCTGCAACGACCGATGATGTCGTCGATTCTGGCGTCGCCACGGCCGCTCCTTCCCCCGAGGCGGTCTCGGCCGACGATCGTCGCTACATCGACGCGCTGCAGTCGGTGCGCCATACGCTCGACCGCTTCCGAGGATGCAGCGACCAGGAAAAGGAGTTATTGCGGCGAGATCTCGGTCAACTCCAGAACATGGAAACGAAGCTGACCAGTGGCCGCGTCGAGATCGTCGTCTTCGGCGAAATCAGCACGGGCAAGTCGGCTTTGATTAACGCGCTTGTCGGCAAGGCCGTCACCCAGGTCGATATCCAAGGGGGATGGACCAAAGAGGTTTGGCACGTTGCCTGGGAAGGGGCCGGGTACCGCATTCCCGGTCTCGCCGATAGCGAAGTCGTGCTTATCGATACGCCTGGCATTAACGAGGTAGGCGGCGCCGATCGTGGAGAAATGGCTCAGGACACCGCTCGCCAGGCCGACGTGATCTTGTTCGTGATCGACTCCGACATGAACGAGACCGAATACTCGGCACTGATGGCGCTGGCCAACGTCAACAAGCCCATCATTATCGTCCTCAACAAGATCGATCAATATTCGCCGCGCGAACGAGAACGACTGGAAGAGATTCTCAACGAGCGTCTCGCGGGCATCATTCCTCCCGAGAGCATCGTCGAGACGGCGGCTCAGCCGAAAGAAGTCGAGTACATCATTCAACAGGCCGACGGCACCGAACGCAGCGAATGGAAAACGCCTCCGCCGAAGGTCGAAGACCTGAAACTGCGTCTGCTGGAAGTCCTGGAAGAGGACGGGCTCGGTCTCTTGGCACTCAATGCGGCCATGTACGCGGCTGACAAGTCGGACCGAGTCGCCTCGCTGAAAGTGAAGATCCGCGAGCACCGCGCCAACCAAACCATCTGGAGCTTCGCCGTCGTGAAAGCGACCGCCGTGGCAGTGAACCCAGCTCCGGTTTTCGACGTGCTGGGTGGCAGCGCCGTCGATGTCGCCATGCTGCGGGCCTTGGCCCATATCTATGGCATCGAGATGACCTGGTCGAATATCGAAAAGCTGGCCAGCAGCATCCTTCAAGCAGCCGGCTGGACCATTACCGCCGAATTGGGTACCCACGCGCTGAGTTCCGTCGTGAAAACGCTCACCTTGGGCTGGGGCACGGTCCTGACGGCCGTCCCTCAAGGTGGTGCCGCCGGCTACGGATCGTACATCGTCGGCAAGGCGGCGAAGTACTACTTCGAGCACGGGGCCAGTTGGGGGGACGAAGGACCGAAGACCGTCGTCAAGCGGATCCTGGAAGAGACCGATAAGAAGTCGGTCGTGCAGGATTTGAAGGAAGAGATCCAGAAGAAACTGCACCTGAACCGACACTCGACCGGCGGGAATTAG
- a CDS encoding YcjF family protein codes for MPQPWKNQGLGLIVLLVLLGLAMIYVPGWIAGIIREGNDLGPVGKWIYFSFVSVGAALLLGLAGWGLWTLVIAKIRKERRREMRNRNPNELTPDQRRAELKENLESISELRDEMTDGDFRDTVDPMIDRIEEKLEGGNLEIIAFGTISSGKSSLLNALAGRDAFSTDVVGGTTVRRNKVEWPGNNKVQLIDTPGLGEVDGSIHQEIATHSAHDADIVLLVVDGPLRHSEFQLLELLAKMDKRVIICLNKEDWFTDADKAKLLQQITQQTKEIVQAEDILSVRSRSTKRKRVRVLPDGNEIDEEVDVPLSIEPLARRMMQVIKKDGTDLLLANLLTQSRGLVEKARKEVEDSIDRQANQLVNRYMWASGGAGAFTNPLPVPMVELAAGVAISTKMVMDLAKIYRQEVDLDIAVSLLGQLSKQFIGYLGVQMAAPVVAMAIGSMIKTIPGIGTVSGMLLNGIVMALVTRWIGNIFMVYFKHGMQEPEGGLAGLARREWDKVTDSAYLRKLVQEARQRYVDRK; via the coding sequence ATGCCCCAGCCGTGGAAAAACCAGGGTCTTGGCCTGATCGTGCTGCTAGTCCTACTGGGCCTGGCCATGATCTACGTCCCCGGCTGGATTGCCGGCATCATCCGCGAAGGAAACGATCTGGGCCCCGTCGGCAAATGGATTTACTTCTCCTTTGTCAGCGTCGGGGCAGCGCTGCTTTTGGGTCTTGCCGGATGGGGGCTCTGGACTTTGGTGATCGCCAAGATCCGCAAAGAGCGACGCCGCGAAATGCGGAACCGCAACCCAAACGAACTCACGCCGGACCAGCGTCGAGCCGAGCTGAAAGAGAACCTGGAAAGCATCTCCGAACTTCGCGACGAGATGACCGACGGCGACTTCCGCGATACGGTCGATCCGATGATCGATCGGATTGAAGAAAAGCTCGAAGGGGGCAACCTCGAAATCATCGCCTTCGGCACGATCAGCAGTGGAAAGTCCTCGCTACTCAATGCTTTGGCCGGGCGCGATGCGTTCAGCACCGATGTGGTCGGCGGAACGACCGTTCGCCGCAACAAAGTCGAGTGGCCCGGCAACAACAAGGTGCAACTGATCGATACGCCAGGGCTCGGCGAAGTCGATGGAAGCATTCACCAGGAAATTGCTACCCACTCGGCTCACGATGCCGACATCGTACTGTTGGTAGTCGACGGCCCTTTGCGTCATAGCGAGTTCCAACTGCTGGAACTGCTGGCCAAGATGGACAAACGGGTCATCATCTGCCTGAACAAGGAAGACTGGTTCACCGACGCAGACAAAGCCAAGCTCCTGCAGCAGATCACCCAACAAACCAAAGAAATCGTACAGGCCGAAGACATTCTCTCGGTTCGCAGCCGTTCCACCAAACGAAAACGTGTTCGCGTGCTGCCCGATGGCAATGAGATTGATGAAGAAGTGGACGTTCCGCTAAGCATCGAGCCACTCGCTCGGCGGATGATGCAAGTCATCAAGAAGGATGGGACTGACCTGCTGCTGGCCAATCTTCTGACGCAGTCTCGCGGACTGGTCGAGAAGGCCCGCAAGGAAGTCGAGGACTCCATCGATCGCCAGGCCAACCAACTGGTCAATCGATACATGTGGGCCTCAGGCGGAGCTGGCGCGTTCACCAACCCTTTGCCTGTGCCGATGGTCGAACTGGCAGCCGGCGTCGCGATTTCCACGAAGATGGTAATGGACCTAGCCAAGATTTATCGCCAGGAAGTCGACCTGGACATCGCGGTCAGCCTGCTCGGTCAGCTGAGCAAGCAATTCATTGGTTACCTCGGCGTGCAAATGGCTGCTCCCGTCGTGGCCATGGCGATCGGTTCGATGATCAAAACCATTCCCGGCATCGGAACCGTGTCCGGCATGCTGCTCAACGGCATCGTGATGGCGCTGGTCACCCGTTGGATTGGCAACATCTTCATGGTCTACTTCAAACACGGAATGCAAGAGCCTGAGGGCGGTCTGGCTGGGCTGGCCCGTCGCGAATGGGACAAGGTCACCGATTCCGCCTACCTGCGAAAACTGGTTCAGGAAGCCCGACAACGTTATGTCGACCGAAAGTAA